The Nocardia arthritidis genome has a window encoding:
- a CDS encoding lantibiotic dehydratase C-terminal domain-containing protein, which yields MPAATAGWTEISLLSVPESAQYTVLREVLVPFLDSAVGDGLATRALYLRESEGRATTRLVAQLDVSPDAAAEIEARALALAHPGVAVAPAAIVPLADGSVFGGNELPEITRGFLADVRPTVTDVLRLGADRRDDLVTAALDLMVAHLPAVANSHGPGGVPLSYLSFRSHAEAFIATSRNPDGLRATLDDRYRQSHSEIEQRVLEIFGQLDGSVSPLAAAWSARVRAAKPDIIARLEAGSVVVHTEYAQAHRRERTDFAGNAFHRVVGASDGLQDYLSNDPRFLAARILTSLLYLSLHTVGLTLVERYYLCYVVSRACEAIYRVDGVSLVSRMTTSD from the coding sequence ATGCCTGCGGCTACAGCGGGGTGGACCGAGATCTCGCTCCTTTCGGTACCGGAATCCGCGCAGTACACGGTGCTGCGCGAGGTGCTCGTACCCTTTCTCGACAGCGCCGTTGGTGATGGCCTTGCCACGCGTGCGCTCTATCTCCGTGAATCCGAAGGCCGCGCCACCACCAGATTGGTTGCGCAGCTGGATGTTTCACCGGACGCGGCGGCCGAGATCGAGGCGCGCGCACTCGCGTTGGCGCATCCCGGGGTAGCGGTCGCCCCGGCCGCGATCGTCCCGCTGGCAGACGGATCGGTCTTCGGCGGGAACGAGCTGCCCGAGATAACCCGCGGCTTCCTGGCGGACGTACGGCCGACGGTGACGGATGTGCTGCGGCTCGGCGCGGACCGGCGCGACGATCTGGTCACCGCCGCACTCGATCTCATGGTCGCGCATCTGCCCGCGGTCGCGAATTCGCATGGGCCGGGCGGAGTTCCGCTCAGCTACCTCAGCTTCCGCTCGCATGCGGAGGCCTTCATCGCGACGAGCAGGAATCCCGATGGCCTCCGTGCAACGCTCGATGACCGATACCGCCAGTCGCACAGCGAGATCGAACAGCGGGTGCTCGAGATCTTCGGACAGCTGGACGGATCCGTATCGCCGCTGGCCGCGGCCTGGAGCGCCCGCGTGCGCGCCGCGAAGCCGGATATCATCGCCCGGCTCGAGGCCGGATCCGTTGTGGTGCATACCGAATACGCACAGGCGCATCGGCGGGAGCGAACGGACTTCGCCGGCAACGCATTCCACCGGGTGGTCGGCGCATCGGACGGATTGCAGGACTACCTGAGCAACGACCCCCGCTTCCTCGCGGCCCGGATCCTCACCAGCCTGCTGTATTTGAGCCTGCACACCGTCGGCTTGACGCTGGTGGAGCGGTATTACCTGTGCTACGTGGTCAGCCGCGCCTGCGAGGCCATATATCGAGTCGATGGCGTCTCGCTCGTCTCCCGGATGACGACCAGCGATTAG
- the greA gene encoding transcription elongation factor GreA yields MTETQVTWLTPESHDRLKSELDALIANRPVIAAEINERREEGDLKENGGYHAAREEQGQQEARIRQLQELLNNAKVGVAPTKSGVALPGSVVKVYYDGDESDTETFLIATREEGLSDSKLETYSPASPLGGALIDAKVGETREYTLPSGKTMKVTLISAEPYHS; encoded by the coding sequence ATGACTGAGACGCAAGTGACCTGGCTGACCCCGGAGTCGCACGACAGGCTCAAGAGCGAACTCGACGCGCTCATCGCCAATCGTCCGGTCATCGCCGCGGAAATCAACGAGCGCCGGGAAGAGGGCGACCTCAAGGAGAACGGCGGCTACCACGCCGCGCGCGAGGAGCAGGGCCAGCAGGAGGCGCGCATTCGCCAGCTGCAGGAACTGCTGAACAACGCGAAGGTCGGCGTCGCCCCGACCAAGTCCGGTGTCGCACTCCCCGGCTCCGTCGTGAAGGTCTACTACGACGGCGACGAATCCGATACCGAAACCTTCCTCATCGCCACCCGCGAAGAGGGCCTGAGCGACTCCAAGCTGGAGACCTACTCGCCCGCCTCGCCGCTCGGTGGCGCGCTCATCGATGCCAAGGTCGGCGAGACCCGCGAATACACCCTGCCCAGCGGTAAGACCATGAAGGTCACGCTGATCAGCGCCGAGCCCTACCACAGCTGA
- a CDS encoding thiocillin/thiostrepton family thiazolyl peptide, with protein sequence MENNLPALDINALEISEFLDDSRMDDRDVVAKVMSASCTTCECSCSCSS encoded by the coding sequence ATGGAGAACAACCTGCCCGCGCTGGATATCAACGCGCTCGAGATTTCCGAATTCCTGGACGACAGCCGCATGGACGACCGCGATGTGGTCGCCAAGGTGATGTCCGCATCCTGCACCACTTGTGAGTGCAGCTGCAGCTGCTCGTCGTAA
- a CDS encoding DUF4307 domain-containing protein, with product MTESAGGTDLRADRYGIKPRARRRWIPLVLGVIVLLGGFGVAYAYYQNFGPSDIDPEQLGYVVDDDSTITVHLKVTRKNPEQPVVCWVRAMSRDGSEVGRREVLIEPSSSGTVELTTVVKASARPSAGNIYGCSSHVPGYLRAG from the coding sequence ATGACCGAATCCGCCGGCGGTACCGATCTGCGCGCCGACCGGTACGGGATCAAACCCCGGGCGCGGCGCCGTTGGATTCCGCTGGTACTCGGCGTAATCGTGCTCCTGGGGGGTTTCGGCGTCGCCTATGCGTACTACCAGAACTTCGGTCCGTCGGATATCGATCCGGAACAGCTCGGCTACGTCGTCGACGACGATTCGACGATCACCGTCCACCTCAAGGTGACGCGCAAGAATCCGGAGCAGCCCGTCGTGTGCTGGGTGCGCGCGATGTCTCGCGACGGTTCGGAGGTTGGCAGGCGCGAGGTGCTGATCGAGCCGTCGAGCAGTGGCACGGTCGAACTGACCACCGTCGTGAAGGCCTCGGCGCGGCCGTCGGCGGGCAATATCTACGGCTGTTCCAGCCATGTCCCGGGCTACCTCCGGGCCGGGTGA
- the nocL gene encoding 3-methyl-2-indolic acid synthase, with amino-acid sequence MNINSAGAADFVMPDIEAVRAEANAVDTRKIFEQGMDAELPASRAAVALALWQDETITTEELRIAAEARCAQRTPRLHTFVPLYTTNHCDSECKMCSMRKGNARLDRRFSGRNEIIQQLEILYQHEGVRGIGFLTGEYEDKYVRLSTAFRIGWAMRTALDMGFERIYFNIGSMEPDEIDVLADWVGHEEAVTMCVFQETYDRDSYRKFMGKTSMGVPKADFDRRVVSFDRWLDAGFRYVNPGVLVGLHEDVTVELVHLVAHAAHLRERGAVVDLSVPRMRPAMSSRDTTRINDKDYLRMMAVLAFTCPDQRLVLTTREPEEFQDQAIGLAGVISPGSPDVAPYRADSAARNDEKTSQFLVADLRRPRHILGRIEARGTEVGHFVDPAKGKARIAVG; translated from the coding sequence ATGAATATCAATTCAGCCGGCGCAGCCGACTTCGTGATGCCGGATATCGAAGCGGTGCGCGCAGAGGCGAATGCCGTCGATACGCGGAAAATTTTCGAGCAGGGCATGGATGCCGAACTTCCGGCGTCCAGGGCCGCCGTTGCGCTGGCGCTGTGGCAGGACGAAACGATCACCACCGAAGAACTCCGCATCGCGGCCGAGGCCCGCTGCGCCCAGCGCACCCCACGCCTGCACACCTTTGTGCCGCTCTATACGACCAATCATTGCGATTCGGAATGCAAGATGTGCTCGATGCGCAAGGGCAACGCGCGGTTGGACCGGCGTTTCTCGGGGCGGAACGAGATCATCCAGCAGCTCGAGATCCTGTACCAGCACGAGGGCGTCCGGGGCATCGGTTTCCTGACCGGTGAGTACGAGGACAAATATGTGCGCCTCAGCACCGCCTTCCGGATCGGCTGGGCCATGCGCACCGCGCTCGATATGGGATTCGAGCGGATCTACTTCAATATCGGCAGCATGGAGCCGGACGAGATCGACGTACTCGCCGATTGGGTCGGCCATGAGGAAGCGGTCACCATGTGCGTCTTCCAGGAGACCTACGATCGCGATTCCTACCGGAAGTTCATGGGGAAAACGTCCATGGGCGTGCCGAAGGCCGATTTCGACCGGCGGGTCGTTTCGTTCGACCGTTGGCTGGACGCCGGTTTCCGCTATGTCAATCCGGGCGTGCTCGTCGGGTTGCACGAGGATGTCACCGTCGAATTGGTGCACCTGGTAGCGCATGCCGCGCATTTGCGCGAGCGCGGCGCGGTGGTGGATTTGTCCGTGCCGCGGATGCGTCCCGCGATGAGCTCGCGCGATACCACCCGCATCAACGACAAGGATTATCTGCGGATGATGGCGGTGCTCGCGTTCACCTGCCCGGATCAGCGATTGGTGCTGACCACCAGGGAGCCGGAGGAATTCCAGGACCAGGCCATCGGCTTGGCCGGCGTGATCAGCCCCGGCAGCCCGGATGTCGCGCCGTACCGCGCGGATTCCGCGGCCCGCAACGACGAGAAGACCTCCCAATTCCTGGTCGCGGACCTGCGTCGGCCGCGCCACATTCTCGGCCGGATCGAGGCACGGGGCACCGAGGTCGGTCACTTCGTCGATCCGGCGAAGGGAAAAGCGCGTATCGCGGTCGGCTGA
- the mca gene encoding mycothiol conjugate amidase Mca: MSGLRLMAVHAHPDDESSKGAATTARYADEGHEVLIVTLTGGERGSILNPAMDTPGVLERIQEIRREEMAEAARALGVRQHWLGFVDSGLPEGDPPPPLPEGCFALVPLEEATEALVRVVREFKPHVITTYDENGGYPHPDHIRCHEVSMAAFEAAGDPTRFPDAGEPWTPLKLYYDHGFTLARLDTFAAEYERIGEPYPLQEWLDRMRQFRSGRPDGMSRVTTRIECAKYFPQRDDALRAHATQIDPNGVFFAIPMEMQQRLWPTEEFELAKSRVETSLPETDLFAGIEDDIK; this comes from the coding sequence GTGAGTGGCCTTCGCCTCATGGCGGTGCATGCCCACCCAGACGACGAATCCAGTAAGGGTGCCGCGACCACCGCCCGTTATGCCGACGAGGGACACGAGGTCCTGATTGTCACGCTGACCGGCGGCGAGCGCGGCAGCATCCTGAACCCGGCCATGGACACGCCCGGCGTGCTGGAGCGCATCCAGGAGATCCGGCGTGAGGAGATGGCCGAGGCGGCCCGCGCGCTCGGGGTGCGCCAGCACTGGCTCGGCTTCGTCGATTCCGGTCTGCCGGAGGGGGATCCGCCGCCGCCACTACCCGAGGGCTGCTTCGCGCTGGTTCCGCTGGAGGAGGCCACCGAGGCGCTGGTCCGCGTCGTGCGCGAGTTCAAGCCGCATGTGATCACCACCTACGACGAGAACGGCGGCTATCCGCACCCGGACCACATCAGGTGCCACGAGGTGTCGATGGCGGCATTCGAGGCGGCGGGCGATCCCACCCGCTTCCCCGACGCCGGCGAGCCGTGGACGCCGCTGAAGCTCTACTACGACCACGGGTTCACGCTGGCCAGGCTCGACACCTTCGCCGCCGAGTACGAGCGGATCGGCGAGCCGTACCCGCTGCAGGAGTGGCTGGACCGGATGCGCCAGTTCCGCTCAGGGCGCCCGGACGGGATGAGCCGGGTGACCACCCGGATCGAATGCGCCAAGTACTTCCCGCAGCGTGACGACGCCCTGCGCGCGCACGCCACCCAAATCGACCCGAACGGCGTGTTCTTCGCGATTCCGATGGAGATGCAGCAGCGGCTGTGGCCCACCGAGGAATTCGAGCTCGCCAAATCCCGGGTCGAGACGTCCCTCCCGGAGACCGACCTCTTCGCCGGCATAGAGGACGACATCAAATGA
- a CDS encoding FAD-binding oxidoreductase: MTFEDLRAVLPGRVLLPGDEGFAAAARPWLLTVDQPVSAVVLADNAEDVAAVVNYARRAGVPVLAQPTGHGAAGGADDAILLRTGGLDGVEIDAERRVARVGAGARWGEVQVAAAAHGLTGLAGSNPAVGVTGYTLGGGMSWFSRKYGWASDAVRAFEIVDADGAAARVTADSDPDLFWALRGGGGDFAVLTALEFDLFPASSMYGGRIVWPGDRTRAVFESFREITEDAPDELSIWFHRLQFPDAPPMVALDIAYLGADADGQALLPELDRIGGAVVDKRGIMSTADIGAITAEPTDPAPALGRTELLVDLGDAVLKTLLDEPVAPLVNIQIRHLGGALATRPEAGARGPIDEQYLLYVLGLGLPHLADAVTARRAELVGAIGAHISGKKPLTFLSSEESATAAFDDVTLARLREIKRARDPRGVFRSNFPVLG, from the coding sequence ATGACATTCGAAGACCTACGGGCGGTGCTACCCGGCCGGGTACTGCTGCCGGGCGACGAGGGATTCGCCGCCGCGGCCCGGCCGTGGCTTTTGACGGTCGATCAGCCGGTATCCGCGGTCGTGCTCGCCGACAATGCGGAAGACGTTGCGGCCGTGGTGAATTACGCGCGGCGGGCCGGAGTTCCCGTCCTCGCGCAGCCGACCGGGCACGGGGCGGCGGGCGGTGCGGACGATGCGATCCTGTTGCGCACCGGCGGCCTCGACGGTGTCGAGATCGACGCCGAGCGGCGGGTCGCGCGCGTCGGAGCCGGGGCGCGGTGGGGTGAGGTGCAGGTCGCGGCGGCCGCACACGGGCTCACCGGGTTGGCGGGCAGCAATCCGGCGGTCGGCGTCACCGGGTACACGCTTGGCGGCGGGATGAGCTGGTTCAGCCGCAAGTACGGCTGGGCGTCGGATGCGGTGCGCGCCTTCGAAATCGTCGATGCCGACGGCGCGGCGGCGCGGGTCACCGCGGATTCCGATCCGGACCTGTTCTGGGCGCTGCGCGGTGGTGGCGGCGATTTCGCGGTGCTCACCGCACTCGAATTCGATTTGTTCCCAGCGTCTTCGATGTATGGCGGCCGAATCGTGTGGCCCGGTGATCGGACCAGGGCGGTGTTCGAGTCGTTCCGGGAGATCACCGAGGACGCGCCGGACGAGCTGTCGATCTGGTTCCACCGCTTGCAGTTCCCGGATGCGCCGCCCATGGTCGCACTCGATATCGCCTATCTCGGCGCGGATGCGGACGGCCAGGCGCTGCTGCCCGAACTGGACCGGATCGGTGGGGCGGTCGTCGACAAGCGCGGCATCATGAGCACCGCCGACATCGGTGCGATCACCGCCGAGCCGACCGATCCCGCTCCCGCGCTCGGCCGGACGGAACTGCTCGTCGACCTCGGTGACGCGGTGTTGAAAACGCTGTTGGACGAGCCGGTCGCGCCGCTGGTGAATATTCAGATCCGGCATCTCGGCGGTGCGTTGGCCACCCGTCCCGAGGCCGGTGCGCGTGGTCCGATCGACGAGCAGTATCTGTTGTATGTGCTCGGGCTGGGGCTGCCGCATCTGGCCGACGCGGTAACCGCTCGGCGGGCGGAGCTCGTCGGCGCGATCGGCGCGCATATCAGTGGGAAGAAGCCGCTGACCTTCCTCAGCTCGGAGGAGTCGGCCACCGCCGCGTTCGATGACGTGACGCTGGCCAGGTTGCGTGAGATCAAGCGGGCGCGTGACCCGCGGGGCGTGTTCCGGTCGAATTTCCCTGTGCTGGGGTGA
- a CDS encoding coproporphyrinogen-III oxidase family protein, which yields MTSSLPAVVPDLPSSTADQRMLMIYVHIPFCHSKCTFCDWVQAIPTKDLLRKPGDSVRQNYIKALCREITERGAALTAAGNIPCVMYWGGGTASSLEPEESTAIMDAIRSAFDLSSVLEATIECSPDTVDEAKLRFYRELGFNRVSSGVQSFDNERLRKLGRRHSAEQADRIVYAAREAGFDDVTIDIMSGFPDQDIPELVATVDRALELPLSHLSLYSFRPTPGTFMRRTVSADGKRDYLRKQQVLFTEARNRIGARLEEYASGYFGKVSPFAAMYFQLRADTVGLGSGAISLVDQQFMMHRKGLIHQYIADPLGFDLAVPAGQDRVLISFIQAGLAMFDGILRQEWQISTGTELDEVLTRPTIAPLIELLRRRGLTEDDRGIRLDPKVAGLTLIELAFEMAMSQPEMG from the coding sequence ATGACGTCCTCCCTGCCCGCGGTCGTGCCGGATCTACCGTCCAGCACCGCGGATCAGCGCATGCTGATGATCTACGTACACATTCCGTTCTGTCATTCCAAATGCACGTTCTGCGACTGGGTCCAGGCGATTCCGACAAAAGATCTGCTGCGCAAACCCGGCGATTCCGTCCGGCAGAACTACATAAAAGCGCTGTGCCGGGAGATCACCGAGCGCGGCGCCGCACTGACCGCCGCCGGGAATATCCCCTGCGTCATGTACTGGGGCGGTGGCACGGCCAGCAGCCTCGAGCCCGAGGAATCCACCGCGATCATGGACGCGATCCGATCGGCGTTCGATCTGAGTTCGGTGCTGGAGGCGACCATCGAGTGCAGTCCGGACACCGTCGACGAGGCCAAGCTGCGCTTCTACCGCGAGCTGGGATTCAATCGGGTATCCAGCGGCGTGCAATCCTTCGATAACGAACGCCTGCGCAAACTCGGCCGCAGGCACTCCGCCGAACAGGCGGACAGAATCGTCTACGCGGCTCGCGAAGCCGGCTTCGATGACGTGACGATCGATATCATGTCGGGCTTTCCCGACCAAGATATTCCGGAACTGGTCGCGACCGTCGACCGCGCGCTCGAGCTGCCGCTGAGCCACCTTTCGCTGTACTCCTTCCGGCCCACCCCGGGAACCTTCATGCGGCGCACCGTGAGCGCCGATGGCAAGCGCGATTACCTGCGCAAGCAGCAGGTGCTGTTCACCGAGGCGCGCAATCGCATCGGCGCCCGGCTGGAGGAATACGCATCGGGATACTTCGGCAAGGTTTCCCCGTTCGCCGCCATGTATTTTCAGCTCCGGGCCGATACCGTCGGCCTCGGCTCCGGTGCGATCTCGCTGGTCGATCAGCAGTTCATGATGCACCGTAAAGGGCTGATCCATCAGTACATCGCGGATCCGCTCGGCTTCGATCTGGCGGTGCCCGCCGGTCAGGACCGGGTACTGATCTCGTTCATCCAGGCCGGGCTCGCGATGTTCGACGGCATTCTGCGCCAGGAATGGCAGATTTCCACCGGCACCGAATTGGATGAGGTCCTCACCCGCCCGACCATCGCTCCGCTCATCGAACTGTTGCGCCGCCGCGGGCTGACCGAGGACGACCGGGGAATTCGGCTCGACCCGAAGGTCGCCGGGCTCACCCTGATCGAGCTCGCCTTCGAAATGGCCATGTCCCAACCGGAAATGGGTTGA
- a CDS encoding class I SAM-dependent methyltransferase: MPSDQPVRVALSGVSSTALWTLRNRAAASMSANSPFHDYWAEKLYRSIDFPFEEFGAVSESHAVRAQVFDAALLKLLRQDRKTTVVALGEGLQTTFWRLGSPDVQWLSVDLPEVIEIRRQLLPADGHITDAAMSALDRSWFDYVEGTNVIITAEGLLMYLAPDEVTGLLADLATRFPGGNLIFDTVPPWFVELSAKGVPIARNASHPMPAYTFGCGPQDAFAMVGRVPGLARLEELTPEGPQRLSASKIMVDVLRHVPFLRNNGYFTGRFTFTD, from the coding sequence ATGCCGTCAGATCAGCCCGTTCGCGTCGCGTTGAGCGGCGTATCGTCGACGGCGCTCTGGACACTCCGAAACCGCGCGGCGGCGTCGATGAGCGCGAACTCACCGTTCCACGACTACTGGGCGGAGAAACTGTATCGGTCCATCGATTTTCCGTTCGAGGAATTCGGCGCCGTGAGCGAATCGCATGCGGTGCGCGCCCAGGTCTTCGACGCGGCACTGCTGAAATTGCTGCGGCAGGACCGGAAAACGACGGTGGTCGCGCTGGGCGAGGGTTTGCAGACGACGTTCTGGCGTCTCGGATCGCCGGATGTGCAATGGCTGTCGGTCGACCTTCCCGAGGTGATCGAGATACGGCGGCAACTGCTTCCGGCGGATGGCCATATCACCGACGCGGCCATGTCCGCCCTCGACAGATCCTGGTTCGATTATGTCGAGGGCACCAACGTGATAATCACGGCCGAAGGACTCCTCATGTATTTGGCACCCGACGAGGTCACCGGGCTGCTCGCCGATCTGGCGACCAGATTTCCCGGCGGAAATCTCATCTTCGATACCGTGCCGCCGTGGTTCGTCGAGCTCAGCGCCAAGGGTGTGCCGATCGCCCGCAATGCATCGCACCCGATGCCCGCATACACCTTCGGTTGCGGTCCGCAGGACGCGTTCGCGATGGTGGGCCGGGTGCCGGGGCTCGCACGCCTCGAGGAGCTCACCCCCGAAGGGCCACAGCGTCTTTCGGCTTCCAAGATCATGGTCGATGTGCTGCGGCACGTACCCTTCCTGCGCAACAACGGCTATTTCACCGGGCGTTTCACGTTCACCGACTGA
- a CDS encoding GmrSD restriction endonuclease domain-containing protein translates to MTKISTLLAQVDSGTLVLPEFQRGFVWTRDQVKSLFRSLYLNYPVGGVLLWEADVSVTPIRKQVDQGVRLLLLDGQQRITSLYSVLRGHPPEFFDGDPEMFNRLCFDVAAEEFRFIAPRHNLDKNLFSVSEVIERGVGDHLERLECNREQLTLYVNRLNRLAQIQERDMPEQRITDEHKTLDAVVEIFNKVNSSGTRLSKADLSLARICSRLPQARQDIRRETKRWASMGYKFSTDWFLRNVTAVAAGRVDFASLENIRPDRFADALNDTPGYIDYFLRILADQLGLDHDRILPGRTSMPLMSAFLHQLGGSFPNAAERDKALYWFMVAAISGRHRSSTETTLNQDIATLERDGIDRLLTSLMGENETYVLTPSDFDESNINARTLPLTYLLAARSEGTPIDTPAEHADLVIRPIFPRSTLRVIGFPARYINAVANYVWIDRECPWDNSADSIEANLEYLAEMSPGAISRQCIPEDRRLWRVEHYPEFLEQRRKLLAGASQKVLEGLRP, encoded by the coding sequence ATGACGAAGATCTCTACACTACTGGCGCAGGTCGATTCCGGCACGTTGGTCCTGCCAGAATTTCAGCGCGGATTCGTTTGGACTCGCGATCAGGTAAAGAGCCTTTTCCGATCGCTTTATCTGAACTATCCGGTAGGGGGTGTTCTGCTCTGGGAAGCAGATGTTTCGGTGACTCCCATCCGTAAACAAGTAGATCAGGGCGTGCGCCTACTTCTTCTCGATGGCCAACAGCGTATCACATCTCTCTACAGTGTGCTGCGCGGACATCCGCCGGAGTTCTTCGACGGTGATCCGGAAATGTTCAATCGATTATGCTTCGATGTCGCCGCCGAGGAATTCCGGTTCATCGCGCCGCGGCACAATTTGGACAAAAATCTGTTCAGCGTGAGCGAGGTCATCGAGCGGGGAGTCGGCGACCACCTGGAGCGACTGGAATGCAACCGCGAGCAGCTGACGCTGTACGTCAATCGATTGAATCGGCTGGCGCAGATACAGGAACGCGACATGCCGGAACAGCGAATCACCGACGAGCACAAGACGCTCGATGCCGTTGTGGAAATTTTCAACAAGGTGAATTCGTCGGGGACCAGACTGTCCAAGGCCGATCTCTCGCTGGCGCGGATATGTTCGCGACTGCCTCAGGCGCGGCAGGATATTCGCCGGGAAACGAAACGCTGGGCCTCGATGGGCTACAAGTTCAGCACCGATTGGTTCCTGCGCAATGTTACGGCGGTCGCCGCGGGCCGCGTCGATTTCGCCTCGCTGGAAAATATCCGGCCGGACCGGTTCGCCGATGCGTTGAACGATACTCCCGGCTATATCGACTACTTTCTTCGCATTCTGGCGGACCAACTCGGCCTCGACCACGACCGGATATTGCCGGGGCGAACCAGCATGCCGCTGATGTCCGCATTTCTGCACCAGCTCGGCGGCAGTTTTCCGAATGCCGCCGAACGCGACAAGGCGCTCTACTGGTTCATGGTCGCCGCGATAAGTGGGCGACATCGCTCCTCCACCGAAACCACCCTCAACCAGGACATCGCCACCCTGGAGCGCGACGGGATCGACCGGCTGCTGACCTCGCTGATGGGCGAGAACGAAACCTACGTGCTCACCCCGTCGGATTTCGATGAATCGAATATCAACGCGCGAACCCTGCCGCTCACCTATCTGCTCGCGGCGCGCAGCGAAGGAACGCCGATCGACACCCCGGCCGAGCACGCCGATCTGGTGATACGCCCGATATTTCCGCGATCCACACTCCGCGTCATCGGCTTCCCGGCCCGATATATCAACGCGGTGGCGAATTACGTGTGGATCGACCGAGAGTGTCCGTGGGACAACTCCGCCGACAGTATCGAGGCGAATTTGGAGTATCTAGCGGAAATGTCGCCCGGCGCGATTTCCCGGCAGTGCATCCCGGAGGATCGGCGACTGTGGCGCGTCGAGCACTATCCGGAATTCCTCGAACAGCGCCGGAAACTGCTCGCGGGCGCGTCGCAAAAGGTGTTGGAAGGACTGCGGCCCTGA
- a CDS encoding TIGR03086 family metal-binding protein, whose translation MDNVIEQIDRAIDSTAAIVAAVDNDHLSAPTLCAEWDVRAVLNHIVRNMHVFAAGVSGMNTGADHESDWLGGDSQGAYAAAAEVDRAAWHRPDALDATVQLSFAALPGSAAARIHLTEVLVHGVDIAVAIDRTDLVDEELCAQVLDSMRALGGIDRFRKMGAFGPEVLVAAEEPAHRRLLGYLGREVLQV comes from the coding sequence ATGGACAATGTGATCGAACAGATCGACCGTGCCATCGATTCGACCGCGGCGATCGTCGCCGCCGTCGACAACGACCACCTGTCCGCGCCCACCCTGTGCGCGGAGTGGGACGTGCGGGCCGTGCTCAATCACATTGTGCGCAACATGCATGTCTTCGCCGCCGGGGTGAGCGGGATGAACACCGGTGCGGATCACGAATCCGATTGGCTCGGTGGGGATTCGCAGGGCGCGTACGCCGCGGCCGCCGAGGTGGACCGCGCGGCATGGCATCGGCCGGACGCGCTCGACGCGACGGTGCAGCTGTCCTTCGCCGCGCTTCCCGGATCGGCCGCCGCCCGCATCCATCTCACCGAGGTGCTGGTGCACGGCGTCGATATCGCCGTCGCCATCGACCGCACCGACCTGGTGGACGAGGAACTCTGCGCGCAGGTGCTCGATAGCATGCGGGCGCTGGGCGGCATCGACCGTTTCCGGAAGATGGGCGCCTTCGGCCCGGAGGTCCTGGTGGCCGCCGAGGAACCGGCGCATCGGCGGCTGCTCGGCTATCTGGGTAGGGAAGTGCTGCAGGTGTAG
- a CDS encoding alpha/beta fold hydrolase, translating to MTGSGRPRVLLLHGLLGTAYGHFGSQIEAWRGRYDVVPVDLPGHGRCPMDAAENYMDHAFGYVVSLLERFGPARVVAASYAGGPIAVRCAVERPDLVNSLALSGFAPGIHRDALLAQLGGFWQLAEDNPELAATYTRLHGDRWRATLRAFSADAGRVFEYLHVENLSADVLLANGTVKSVEHTAAMNARQLGPRVFGRVIDGAGHIPSHDKPADFTAALEEFWLCGELRNLLQENESTRRLDSLETVAVLAYLRDNGVCGDVPEERPQTIEGWGAWAVQRLLVS from the coding sequence ATGACTGGCAGCGGCCGACCGCGAGTGCTCTTGTTGCACGGACTGCTCGGCACGGCATATGGGCATTTCGGTTCGCAGATCGAGGCCTGGCGCGGGCGTTACGACGTAGTACCCGTCGATCTGCCCGGCCATGGCCGGTGCCCGATGGATGCCGCCGAGAATTACATGGATCACGCATTCGGATATGTGGTGTCCCTGCTGGAACGTTTCGGTCCGGCGCGGGTTGTCGCGGCATCCTATGCGGGGGGACCGATCGCGGTCCGGTGCGCTGTGGAGCGACCGGATCTGGTGAATTCCCTTGCCCTCTCGGGTTTCGCGCCGGGTATCCATCGCGATGCGCTGCTCGCCCAGCTCGGCGGCTTCTGGCAATTGGCCGAGGACAATCCCGAACTCGCCGCCACCTATACCCGCCTGCACGGCGATCGGTGGCGCGCCACCCTGCGAGCCTTCAGTGCGGATGCCGGGCGGGTTTTCGAATATCTGCACGTCGAAAACCTTTCCGCCGATGTGCTGCTGGCGAATGGCACGGTGAAGTCGGTCGAGCACACCGCCGCGATGAACGCGCGGCAGTTGGGTCCCCGGGTGTTCGGCCGGGTGATCGACGGAGCGGGACATATTCCCAGCCACGACAAACCCGCGGACTTCACCGCGGCGCTGGAGGAGTTCTGGCTGTGCGGCGAATTGCGGAATTTGTTGCAGGAGAACGAATCAACGCGTCGACTCGACTCGCTGGAGACGGTGGCCGTGCTGGCGTATCTGCGAGACAACGGGGTTTGCGGGGACGTTCCGGAGGAGCGTCCGCAAACTATCGAAGGATGGGGCGCATGGGCCGTCCAGCGTTTACTGGTTTCCTGA